In one Armatimonadota bacterium genomic region, the following are encoded:
- a CDS encoding zinc-dependent metalloprotease translates to MQLRVCVWALAMALCVSPALAGSVKRQEKVLLEFKPEAGQSAKSKDASKITFSAQGQQIVIEDSSVFETEVVSSDAEKSVLRSKTVSSKTTINGDPLESDPDDSTTDTTFARNGQILAVKHNPEIEDELQIRLENSVAVGTALIFKSEPIGAGDTWTHDYPESADLKVAAASATFTVIGFEEVDGVACAKIKMDWSEKSGSPAMKVSSTQWIEIASGDAIKIESKVTGAKFDFGLGEPVVLSIESKTGRTSGGLVKSDTNKPEGGQDAGAIDQAVEGFEKLDGALTLYKKSDGGKTVLKLEVKKSQFGTAMMLQTTASTGLADGRLTAGDPINDLVFEFRRLPNNRLAMYVPNYLYRADNNLAIARAVRRSFPDSLVESFDIEAEQADRDSVLIDVSDMFRGDLGRVAEILAGGGNPILGGGGTPYILDRENSYLASVANFPKNLSVRATLNFIGRGGGGLGSLLSTGGRPADDRSVVLSVEYNLFALPVENGYQPRMYDSRVGFFTTDFTSYDDPTANDLKVQYINRWNLVKKDPSAAVSDPVEPIVFWIDNATPPEYREAVKAGIEGWNAAFLEAGFSNAVIAKQMPDDADFDHADMRYNVVRWVASPDAAYAIALMRANPLTGEILNASVTVDANIVRTFAGEYGVFIRPEAWQARVKRRLASLAANGCSPNRCDLLTDGNLSMLTGMTAAAQMAGVSRSEYVNQFVHWVVSHEVGHLMGLRHNFVASTLLSLDQLGNPATVDKEGTAASVMDYVAFNPSALKNPEADFFSQTVGRYDKWAIKFGYTPFAGKSTGGERYDLYQIAQQGAREGLAWLGDEYADGVDPYVTRFDLGADPLAYWTKMGSVSRQLMLDLPATTLRPGESYYTFTREFDRLFSMYGQSAIELTRFIGGVRRSPSYPSDPGGKKPIVTIPATTQKAALDQVVKMVFAKDSLSFPKGFFKNFTVNPKADFIEQMLAGSDDYPVRDVLGGLQSAALDSLLDPGTMARLVNQEYKAEPNEKVLTIVDLFQSLHKAIWVELGGNGAVDPLRRDLQKSYVDSLIAMVLEKQVVPADALILARYELTQLRGSLATAAKANKDPQTALHYADLSTRIGMALDAKPTVGASGGGSPSLLDLLRGG, encoded by the coding sequence ATGCAGTTGCGCGTCTGCGTTTGGGCCCTGGCAATGGCCCTTTGTGTTTCCCCTGCCCTGGCCGGATCGGTCAAACGGCAAGAAAAGGTTCTTTTGGAGTTCAAACCGGAGGCGGGGCAGTCGGCCAAGTCCAAAGACGCCTCCAAAATCACCTTTTCAGCCCAGGGCCAGCAAATCGTGATCGAAGACAGCAGTGTCTTTGAGACCGAGGTTGTCTCGTCCGATGCCGAAAAATCCGTTTTGCGGTCAAAAACGGTTTCTTCCAAGACGACGATCAACGGGGATCCGCTCGAATCCGACCCCGACGACAGCACAACGGATACCACCTTTGCGCGCAACGGCCAGATCTTGGCGGTCAAGCACAACCCGGAGATCGAAGACGAACTCCAAATCCGTTTGGAGAACTCCGTGGCCGTCGGCACTGCCCTCATTTTCAAATCGGAGCCAATCGGGGCGGGCGACACTTGGACCCACGATTACCCAGAGTCGGCGGACTTGAAGGTTGCGGCAGCTTCGGCGACATTCACCGTGATCGGGTTTGAAGAGGTGGATGGGGTCGCCTGCGCAAAGATCAAGATGGACTGGTCCGAAAAATCGGGCAGCCCGGCGATGAAGGTCTCTTCAACGCAATGGATCGAAATCGCAAGCGGCGACGCGATAAAAATCGAGTCCAAGGTCACCGGGGCGAAGTTCGATTTTGGACTGGGCGAACCGGTTGTTTTGTCCATTGAGAGCAAAACCGGGCGGACAAGCGGGGGCCTGGTCAAATCTGACACCAACAAACCGGAAGGTGGCCAGGATGCCGGCGCGATCGACCAAGCCGTTGAGGGTTTTGAAAAGCTGGATGGCGCCTTGACGCTCTATAAAAAGTCCGATGGCGGCAAAACCGTTTTGAAGCTAGAAGTCAAAAAGTCGCAGTTCGGCACGGCCATGATGCTGCAAACGACCGCTTCGACCGGGTTGGCCGATGGCCGGCTGACGGCCGGCGACCCGATCAACGACCTTGTCTTCGAATTCCGCCGTTTGCCCAACAACCGGCTTGCGATGTATGTGCCCAACTACCTTTACCGGGCCGACAACAATTTGGCGATCGCCCGGGCGGTGCGCCGGTCATTCCCCGATTCGCTGGTCGAAAGTTTCGACATCGAAGCGGAGCAAGCCGACCGTGATTCGGTGTTGATCGATGTTTCGGACATGTTCCGGGGCGACTTGGGCCGGGTCGCCGAGATCCTCGCTGGCGGTGGCAACCCGATCCTGGGTGGGGGAGGAACCCCCTACATCCTGGATCGGGAGAATTCCTACCTCGCGTCCGTGGCAAATTTCCCAAAGAACCTTTCTGTTCGGGCGACTCTCAACTTCATCGGCCGCGGGGGTGGGGGTCTGGGATCCCTCTTGAGCACGGGTGGCCGCCCGGCTGATGACCGCAGCGTCGTCCTTTCTGTTGAATACAACCTTTTTGCCTTGCCGGTGGAAAATGGGTACCAACCCCGGATGTACGACAGCCGCGTCGGGTTCTTCACCACCGACTTCACATCGTACGACGACCCGACCGCCAATGATTTGAAGGTCCAGTACATCAACCGTTGGAACCTGGTCAAAAAAGACCCCTCAGCAGCGGTGAGCGACCCGGTTGAGCCGATTGTGTTTTGGATCGACAACGCTACTCCGCCGGAATACCGCGAAGCCGTCAAGGCTGGAATCGAAGGGTGGAACGCCGCGTTCCTCGAAGCCGGGTTCAGCAATGCCGTCATCGCCAAGCAGATGCCGGACGACGCCGACTTCGACCATGCCGACATGCGCTATAACGTTGTGCGGTGGGTGGCTTCCCCGGATGCTGCCTATGCGATTGCGCTGATGCGGGCGAACCCGTTGACGGGTGAAATCCTCAATGCTTCGGTGACCGTCGACGCCAACATCGTCCGGACATTTGCCGGGGAATATGGCGTGTTCATCCGTCCAGAAGCCTGGCAGGCCCGGGTGAAGCGCCGCTTGGCTAGCTTGGCCGCCAACGGCTGCAGCCCTAACCGGTGCGATTTGCTCACCGATGGCAACCTGTCCATGCTGACGGGGATGACGGCCGCCGCTCAAATGGCGGGGGTTTCCCGGAGCGAGTATGTCAACCAGTTCGTCCATTGGGTTGTCAGCCACGAAGTTGGGCACTTGATGGGCTTGCGGCACAATTTTGTGGCCTCCACGCTCCTCTCGCTCGACCAACTGGGGAACCCAGCAACCGTCGATAAAGAAGGCACGGCGGCCTCGGTGATGGATTACGTCGCGTTCAACCCTTCGGCTTTGAAGAATCCCGAAGCGGACTTCTTCAGCCAGACGGTTGGCCGGTACGACAAGTGGGCGATCAAGTTCGGCTACACGCCGTTTGCCGGGAAATCGACCGGCGGGGAGCGTTACGACCTGTACCAGATTGCGCAGCAAGGCGCCCGCGAAGGGCTGGCCTGGCTGGGCGACGAATATGCTGATGGCGTCGACCCGTATGTCACCCGGTTCGACCTGGGTGCCGACCCGCTGGCCTATTGGACGAAGATGGGCTCGGTCAGCCGCCAGCTCATGCTGGATCTTCCGGCGACAACGCTGAGGCCGGGCGAAAGCTACTACACCTTCACCCGCGAGTTCGACAGGCTGTTCAGCATGTATGGCCAGTCTGCAATCGAACTGACTCGGTTTATCGGGGGTGTCCGGCGCAGCCCGTCGTACCCATCAGACCCTGGCGGGAAGAAGCCGATTGTGACGATCCCGGCCACCACGCAGAAGGCGGCATTAGACCAAGTGGTCAAAATGGTGTTCGCAAAAGATTCCTTGAGTTTTCCCAAAGGGTTCTTCAAGAATTTCACGGTTAACCCAAAGGCCGACTTTATCGAACAAATGTTGGCCGGTTCCGACGACTACCCGGTTCGAGACGTCTTGGGCGGATTGCAATCGGCCGCCCTTGATTCATTGCTGGATCCTGGCACGATGGCCCGGTTGGTCAACCAGGAGTACAAAGCCGAACCGAATGAGAAGGTCTTGACGATCGTCGACCTGTTCCAATCGTTGCACAAGGCAATTTGGGTGGAATTGGGTGGCAACGGTGCGGTTGACCCCTTGCGGCGCGATTTGCAAAAGAGCTATGTGGACTCTTTGATCGCGATGGTGCTGGAAAAACAGGTCGTGCCGGCTGACGCGTTAATCCTCGCTCGCTATGAGCTCACTCAATTGCGGGGCA
- a CDS encoding acyl-CoA thioesterase, with product MGQRTVERIRVRYGETDMMGHAYYGNYMLYFEQARAAWCRERGFSYLEMEQSGFKLPVVEVWAKYRGEVKYDDVIAVAIWVGEVRRAAIQFLYEITNESTGKVVTEGYTWQVCVDQSMKAATIPPFFRELVEKGAS from the coding sequence ATGGGGCAACGGACGGTCGAGCGGATCCGGGTCCGGTATGGGGAGACGGACATGATGGGGCACGCCTACTACGGCAATTACATGCTCTACTTTGAACAGGCCCGTGCGGCCTGGTGCCGCGAACGGGGATTTTCCTATTTGGAGATGGAGCAGTCGGGCTTCAAGCTTCCGGTTGTGGAGGTGTGGGCCAAGTACCGGGGGGAAGTGAAATACGACGACGTGATCGCGGTGGCGATTTGGGTCGGCGAGGTCCGCCGGGCGGCCATCCAGTTTTTGTATGAGATCACCAACGAATCGACCGGAAAGGTTGTGACAGAGGGTTACACCTGGCAGGTGTGCGTGGACCAAAGCATGAAAGCGGCAACAATCCCGCCGTTCTTTCGAGAATTGGTTGAAAAAGGCGCCAGCTGA
- a CDS encoding ATP-binding cassette domain-containing protein — protein MANDPYIALQRVEVAYNDYVAGLRGVSLTVERGEFVFLCGQTGSGKSTIIRVLSGQIKPTKGEAVLDGRPLSLLKPEDIPEIRRKIGIIPQDFGLLPNKKVWENVGYAMRAVGRTKLEVREQVPEILERVNILHRADAYPGELSGGEQQRVAIARALINNPPLLLADEPTGNLDPAHSDEIINILLELNSQGTTVIVATHDITQVARANKRVILMSAGLIEEQGDDTTIAATETQEHQEDREDQGANGSQGGSHA, from the coding sequence ATGGCGAACGACCCCTACATCGCCCTCCAAAGAGTGGAGGTGGCCTACAACGATTACGTCGCCGGATTGCGCGGGGTCAGCCTCACCGTTGAACGGGGGGAATTCGTCTTCCTCTGCGGGCAAACCGGGAGCGGCAAATCCACGATCATCCGCGTCCTCAGCGGGCAAATCAAGCCAACCAAAGGCGAAGCGGTTTTGGACGGGCGCCCACTCAGCCTCCTCAAGCCGGAGGACATCCCGGAGATCCGGCGCAAAATTGGGATCATCCCCCAAGACTTCGGGCTGCTCCCCAACAAAAAAGTCTGGGAAAATGTCGGCTACGCCATGCGCGCCGTTGGCCGGACCAAACTCGAAGTCAGGGAACAAGTCCCGGAAATCTTGGAACGAGTCAATATCCTCCACCGGGCCGACGCTTATCCCGGTGAGCTCTCTGGGGGCGAACAGCAACGCGTCGCCATCGCCAGGGCGCTCATCAACAATCCTCCGCTGCTTTTGGCCGACGAGCCCACCGGCAACCTCGACCCCGCCCACAGCGACGAGATTATCAACATCCTTTTGGAGCTCAACTCCCAGGGCACGACCGTCATCGTCGCCACCCACGACATCACCCAAGTCGCCCGGGCCAACAAACGGGTCATCCTTATGTCGGCCGGGTTGATCGAGGAGCAGGGGGACGACACGACCATAGCCGCAACGGAAACCCAGGAACACCAGGAAGACCGGGAAGACCAAGGCGCCAACGGAAGCCAAGGGGGAAGCCATGCTTGA
- a CDS encoding peptidoglycan DD-metalloendopeptidase family protein, producing the protein MKRIASIALALLLTAGMVSFAQLSATEKKKKTSLSQSLNKVKDKRNALRKQLNAKRAEVGDAMDAVHAVDNKMSSVQDQLDKTERELESAKREQQKLATELREQTEKLEQIKIRVGHRIRAMYVQGDGSPIALLSESENLSDLAARKALLERIADKDREIFTEARVLRDTVLAKKKERDAKVIQVAALIEQRTKQLAELESVRAEKKAMFASLKAEENDLEDRYDDMLKESQKLEAQIAALQAKASGSTPIFSGKFILPVNGRFSSGFGYRVHPISGVRKMHTGQDIAAPSGTAIKAAGSGKVITAAYLNGYGNTVVIDHGGGVSTLYGHCSRLFVSVGQTVSQGQKIAAVGSTGYSTGPHLHFEVRINGKPVNPLGRI; encoded by the coding sequence ATGAAACGAATCGCCTCCATAGCTCTTGCCCTCCTGCTCACCGCAGGAATGGTCTCCTTTGCCCAACTTTCCGCAACGGAAAAGAAAAAAAAGACCAGCCTTTCGCAATCCCTTAACAAAGTCAAAGACAAGCGAAACGCACTCCGAAAACAGCTCAACGCCAAACGCGCCGAAGTCGGCGACGCCATGGACGCCGTCCATGCGGTTGACAACAAAATGTCATCCGTCCAAGACCAACTCGACAAAACCGAGAGGGAATTGGAATCCGCCAAGCGCGAGCAACAGAAACTGGCGACCGAATTGCGCGAACAAACCGAAAAGCTAGAACAGATCAAAATCAGGGTCGGTCACCGCATCCGGGCCATGTATGTGCAAGGCGACGGCTCACCCATCGCCCTCCTTTCCGAATCGGAAAACCTCAGCGACCTCGCTGCCCGCAAAGCCTTGCTGGAGCGCATCGCCGACAAAGACCGTGAAATCTTCACCGAAGCGCGTGTGCTCCGGGATACCGTCCTCGCCAAGAAAAAGGAACGCGACGCCAAAGTCATCCAAGTCGCCGCGCTGATTGAGCAAAGAACGAAGCAATTGGCCGAACTTGAATCAGTCCGGGCCGAAAAGAAAGCCATGTTCGCCTCACTCAAGGCCGAAGAAAACGATCTTGAAGACCGGTACGACGACATGCTCAAAGAGAGCCAAAAGCTGGAGGCGCAAATCGCCGCCCTCCAAGCTAAAGCATCTGGCTCGACCCCGATTTTCAGCGGCAAGTTCATCCTCCCGGTTAACGGCCGGTTCTCCAGCGGCTTCGGCTACCGAGTCCACCCGATCAGCGGAGTGCGGAAAATGCACACCGGTCAAGATATCGCGGCCCCATCGGGGACGGCCATCAAAGCCGCCGGATCTGGCAAAGTCATCACCGCCGCTTACCTCAACGGGTACGGCAACACCGTCGTCATCGACCATGGCGGGGGCGTCTCCACCCTTTATGGGCACTGCAGCCGGCTGTTTGTTTCGGTTGGGCAAACCGTCAGCCAAGGCCAAAAGATCGCGGCCGTCGGCTCCACCGGGTACAGCACTGGCCCCCACCTCCATTTCGAGGTCCGCATCAACGGCAAGCCGGTCAACCCGCTCGGGCGTATCTGA
- the efp gene encoding elongation factor P: MDTSSFRPGVAFYLDGEVHQILEFQHVKPGKGPAFVRTKLKRLKTGATFEKTFRSGEKFDDAFLEKVNYQYLYRQGNELVLMDLDTYEQFPVDESVFGDQAKFLKEEMEVMATRVGDEMIGYEIPNFVELEVVQTDPAHKGDTVTGGSGKPATLETGAVVNVPFFVKEGEVVKVDTRTGEYLERVKK, translated from the coding sequence ATCGATACCAGCAGCTTCCGGCCCGGCGTCGCCTTCTATCTTGATGGCGAAGTGCACCAGATCTTAGAGTTCCAACATGTCAAACCGGGCAAGGGGCCCGCGTTCGTGCGGACCAAACTCAAACGGCTCAAAACCGGCGCAACCTTTGAAAAAACCTTCCGCTCGGGCGAGAAATTTGATGACGCCTTTCTTGAAAAGGTGAATTACCAATACCTTTACCGGCAAGGGAATGAACTCGTCCTCATGGATTTGGACACTTACGAACAATTCCCGGTCGACGAATCGGTGTTTGGCGACCAGGCGAAATTTCTGAAGGAAGAAATGGAAGTCATGGCAACCCGCGTGGGCGACGAGATGATCGGTTACGAAATCCCCAACTTCGTCGAACTCGAAGTTGTCCAAACCGACCCGGCCCACAAGGGCGACACCGTGACTGGCGGCAGCGGCAAACCCGCCACACTGGAGACCGGGGCCGTCGTCAACGTCCCTTTCTTCGTCAAAGAAGGAGAGGTCGTCAAGGTCGATACCAGAACCGGCGAATACCTGGAACGCGTCAAAAAGTGA
- a CDS encoding nitroreductase family protein produces the protein MEQELTVTQAAHARNSIRKYTDEPISDDTIRELVSVAGLAPSPWNIQPWRVVAVKDPETKGKLMEAAYGQPQVGASAVTFVIWTDMAEAIDNVEDTIHPGMKEREAETAKSIRDHFAGYSESDFHWWGRAQGYTFMGFLLLAAQSHGYATSAMLGFDPEKVKALLGLPEKAQIPAIVAMGRPAEDGFPHYRHGFDRFAKIV, from the coding sequence ATGGAACAGGAACTCACCGTAACCCAGGCGGCCCACGCCCGAAATTCGATCCGCAAATACACCGACGAGCCGATTAGTGACGACACGATCCGGGAACTCGTCTCCGTCGCCGGGCTCGCTCCGAGCCCCTGGAACATCCAACCTTGGCGCGTGGTCGCCGTCAAAGACCCCGAAACCAAAGGCAAACTGATGGAAGCCGCTTATGGCCAGCCCCAAGTTGGCGCTTCTGCCGTCACGTTTGTCATTTGGACGGACATGGCCGAAGCGATCGACAACGTGGAAGACACCATCCACCCCGGCATGAAGGAACGGGAAGCCGAAACCGCCAAGTCAATCCGCGACCACTTTGCGGGTTATTCGGAGTCTGATTTCCACTGGTGGGGGCGAGCCCAAGGCTACACGTTCATGGGATTCCTGCTGCTTGCCGCCCAATCTCACGGCTATGCCACCAGCGCGATGCTCGGTTTCGACCCGGAAAAGGTCAAAGCCCTGTTGGGATTGCCCGAAAAAGCGCAGATCCCCGCCATCGTCGCCATGGGCCGGCCGGCCGAAGACGGGTTCCCCCACTACCGGCACGGGTTTGACCGGTTCGCCAAAATCGTCTGA
- a CDS encoding phosphoribosylformylglycinamidine cyclo-ligase, producing MESGQDYSAAGVDIEEAQASLDSVREAVNATHTEQVIGGIGAFGAMFRAEFGGMDRPILVSSIDGVGTKTKVAQMTGDYSGLGHDIVNHCVNDILCQGARPLFFLDYFGCSKLERAVFNQVVTGAADACAAVGCALVGGETAEMPGVYLDAEVDIVGCIVGVVDEALRLPRPPVVAGDRLIGLASNGLHTNGYSLARKVFFGDHGLSVRDPLPGDPDSTIGAVLMRPHTCYFDAVHSLIGQGLIKAAAHITGGGLTDNLPRVLPLNVQAKINRRAWQPLPVFEAIQALGNIDDAEMYRAFNMGIGMVLVVDSDNAESVVQAVNESGIPAAEIGKLQSGPQDVQIV from the coding sequence ATGGAATCGGGCCAGGACTACTCCGCTGCCGGTGTCGACATCGAAGAGGCACAGGCCTCCCTGGATTCCGTGCGCGAGGCCGTCAATGCCACCCATACGGAGCAAGTCATCGGCGGCATTGGGGCATTCGGGGCCATGTTCCGCGCCGAGTTCGGTGGCATGGATCGGCCGATCCTCGTCAGTTCGATCGACGGGGTCGGCACAAAAACCAAAGTCGCCCAAATGACGGGCGATTATTCGGGGCTTGGGCACGACATCGTCAACCATTGCGTCAACGACATCCTTTGCCAAGGGGCGCGGCCCCTCTTCTTCCTCGACTACTTTGGGTGCAGCAAACTGGAGCGGGCTGTTTTCAACCAGGTCGTGACCGGCGCTGCCGATGCCTGCGCGGCAGTTGGGTGTGCCTTAGTCGGCGGGGAGACGGCCGAAATGCCCGGCGTTTATCTGGATGCCGAAGTCGATATCGTGGGATGCATCGTCGGCGTGGTCGATGAGGCCCTGCGGCTGCCTCGGCCCCCGGTCGTGGCGGGCGACCGGTTGATCGGATTGGCCAGCAACGGCTTGCACACCAACGGCTATTCCCTGGCCCGCAAAGTCTTTTTCGGCGACCACGGGCTCTCGGTTCGCGACCCGCTGCCCGGAGACCCGGATTCCACGATCGGTGCCGTGCTCATGCGGCCTCACACGTGCTATTTCGACGCCGTCCATAGCCTGATCGGCCAGGGCCTGATCAAGGCGGCCGCCCACATCACCGGCGGGGGGCTGACCGATAACCTCCCCCGGGTGCTCCCGCTGAATGTCCAAGCCAAAATCAACCGCCGGGCTTGGCAGCCTTTGCCGGTGTTCGAAGCAATCCAGGCGCTCGGCAACATCGACGACGCCGAAATGTACCGGGCGTTCAATATGGGCATCGGCATGGTGCTCGTCGTCGACTCCGACAATGCCGAATCAGTCGTTCAGGCCGTCAACGAGTCTGGGATCCCCGCCGCAGAAATCGGCAAACTCCAATCCGGGCCGCAAGACGTCCAGATCGTCTGA
- a CDS encoding FHA domain-containing protein: MTTPHDMTDHEPQTEPTVDPQDSAVAEMEADSSGAEAVEESIESATEPRPRLIVKRQGVETGEEFPIAAPATIGRFDPSVGPIDVDLGNIEEGGYVSRKHAKITEDAGVFSIQDLGSSNGVYILRDGEFQRVAESELADGDEIAFGNARFVFRVS, from the coding sequence ATGACCACCCCGCACGACATGACTGACCACGAACCCCAAACCGAGCCGACCGTCGATCCCCAAGATTCTGCAGTTGCCGAAATGGAAGCCGATTCCAGCGGGGCTGAGGCAGTCGAAGAATCGATTGAATCGGCAACCGAGCCGAGGCCGCGCCTTATTGTCAAACGCCAGGGAGTGGAAACCGGCGAGGAGTTCCCGATCGCCGCACCGGCGACTATCGGCCGGTTCGACCCCAGCGTCGGCCCGATCGACGTGGATTTGGGGAACATCGAGGAAGGCGGCTATGTGTCCCGCAAACATGCCAAGATCACCGAGGACGCGGGCGTCTTTTCGATTCAGGATCTGGGGAGCTCAAACGGGGTGTACATCCTCCGCGACGGGGAATTCCAGCGGGTAGCCGAATCCGAACTGGCCGACGGCGATGAGATCGCGTTTGGCAATGCCCGGTTCGTCTTCCGGGTGAGCTGA
- a CDS encoding thiamine diphosphokinase encodes MGLRVLCVLAGGTPPFQSLADLAQGADAVWAADSGQDVCLANGFLPHVVVGDLDSVSERMPGVEYRERPDQDHSDCDKLLAEVRGLGEVDLVMAGLEGDRFDHVVTSLSSIARSGLSPRILLQQGFGVFCRAGAGLAFRASPGQVFSLLSLDGALVSTRGARWEMQDRTVSFSSGFSLSNEFAGDRLEIRVDQGVVMAILDSLPLAWH; translated from the coding sequence ATGGGTTTGCGGGTCTTGTGCGTCCTTGCCGGGGGAACCCCTCCGTTCCAATCTTTGGCCGATTTAGCGCAAGGGGCCGATGCGGTCTGGGCGGCAGATTCGGGCCAGGATGTCTGCCTGGCCAACGGGTTCTTGCCCCATGTGGTCGTGGGCGATTTGGACAGTGTCTCCGAACGCATGCCCGGGGTCGAATATCGGGAGCGCCCCGACCAAGACCACAGCGATTGCGACAAGCTGCTGGCCGAAGTCCGCGGCCTGGGAGAAGTCGACTTGGTGATGGCGGGGCTTGAAGGCGACCGGTTCGACCATGTGGTCACCAGCCTTTCAAGCATCGCCCGTAGCGGCCTATCGCCAAGGATCCTTCTCCAACAGGGTTTTGGTGTCTTTTGCCGGGCTGGGGCCGGCCTCGCCTTCCGGGCGTCCCCGGGCCAGGTTTTTTCGCTTTTGTCGCTGGATGGGGCGCTTGTCTCAACCCGGGGCGCCAGGTGGGAAATGCAAGACCGCACAGTCTCATTTAGTTCCGGGTTCAGTTTGAGCAACGAATTCGCTGGAGACCGGTTGGAAATCCGGGTGGATCAGGGGGTGGTCATGGCGATTTTGGATTCCTTGCCGTTGGCGTGGCATTGA
- the dnaA gene encoding chromosomal replication initiator protein DnaA, which translates to MSDQHTLMDHEDLVALKTAWDKVLDGLNGQVPETVMNRFLQRLVPVELREDCAVFSAPGRFVYEWVKERYHDNLQASLNQHLDRAVKLEIVVANSQKPAASTHAVASVSPRASEPGRFKPQERLTFENFVVGQSNRMAVGGAKAVSSAPGTRYNPLFIYGPSGLGKTHLLHAIANEILERDPYHSIMYVTAAQFMEDFVTALKNNQIERFRRQQRGVNVWLLDDIQYVAGKDKTLEEIFHTFNYLQSLGKQIVLCSDRPPRDLLLMDERLRSRFESGLVVDVQHPDTETKCAILLKRSEVEGIALDQETAMILAEGVNGTVRHLEGALHKFAAQASLTGQPMDAALANEIVERYYANLVIAKPTFDQIIASVGKHYRVDGEEILGISRKAHIAQARHVAIYITREILGDSWKQIGSLFGNKDHTSMMHGYKKVRAMMNQSREMNASVRALISDLYPNQ; encoded by the coding sequence ATGTCAGACCAGCACACGCTCATGGACCACGAAGACCTCGTCGCCCTCAAGACCGCCTGGGACAAAGTCCTTGACGGCCTGAACGGCCAAGTCCCCGAAACCGTGATGAACCGCTTTTTGCAGCGGCTCGTCCCGGTGGAACTCCGCGAAGATTGCGCGGTCTTTTCCGCCCCCGGACGGTTTGTCTACGAATGGGTCAAAGAGCGGTACCACGACAACCTCCAGGCAAGCCTCAACCAACATCTTGACCGGGCAGTCAAATTAGAGATAGTCGTTGCCAACAGCCAAAAACCGGCCGCTAGCACCCATGCGGTCGCCAGCGTTTCCCCCCGGGCGTCCGAGCCTGGCCGGTTTAAACCCCAAGAGCGGCTCACGTTTGAAAATTTCGTCGTCGGGCAATCCAACCGGATGGCGGTGGGGGGAGCAAAGGCCGTTTCCAGCGCACCCGGTACCCGGTACAACCCCTTGTTCATCTATGGGCCCAGCGGGTTGGGCAAAACCCACCTCCTCCACGCCATCGCCAACGAAATCCTGGAACGCGACCCCTATCACAGCATCATGTATGTGACGGCCGCCCAATTCATGGAGGACTTCGTCACCGCGCTCAAGAACAACCAGATTGAGCGGTTCCGGCGGCAGCAAAGGGGCGTCAACGTCTGGCTTTTGGACGACATCCAATACGTTGCTGGCAAAGACAAAACTCTGGAAGAGATCTTCCACACGTTCAACTACCTTCAATCGCTTGGCAAGCAAATCGTCCTCTGCTCCGACCGGCCCCCGCGCGACCTGCTCCTGATGGATGAGCGCCTGCGATCCAGGTTCGAAAGCGGCCTCGTCGTGGACGTGCAACACCCCGATACCGAAACCAAGTGCGCCATCCTACTCAAACGGTCCGAAGTTGAAGGGATCGCCTTGGATCAAGAAACCGCCATGATCTTGGCCGAGGGCGTGAACGGGACCGTGCGCCACCTGGAAGGCGCCCTGCACAAATTTGCCGCCCAGGCCAGCCTCACCGGCCAACCCATGGATGCCGCCTTGGCCAACGAGATTGTCGAACGCTACTACGCCAACCTCGTCATCGCCAAGCCGACTTTCGATCAAATCATCGCCAGCGTCGGTAAGCATTACCGCGTGGATGGGGAAGAAATCCTTGGCATCAGCCGCAAAGCCCACATCGCCCAAGCACGGCACGTGGCCATCTACATCACGCGGGAAATCCTCGGGGACAGCTGGAAACAGATCGGGTCCTTGTTTGGCAACAAAGACCACACATCCATGATGCACGGGTACAAAAAGGTTCGCGCCATGATGAACCAAAGCCGGGAAATGAACGCCAGCGTCCGGGCCCTCATCAGCGACCTCTACCCCAACCAATGA